Proteins from one Candida orthopsilosis Co 90-125, chromosome 2 draft sequence genomic window:
- a CDS encoding Leu3 predicted zinc-finger protein — MRENEDATTGAKNSFENLVHIASNMSQEFQRLKQDESRHSNQGQVFDHQSQSPTPSINSTGHLKDPGSNTPSNVATSPTNQSQSHTEKQGKVKRMACVECRQQKSRCDAHERHPEPCTRCAKKHLKCDLKSDYKRTYKRARIAQIEKEFMELKKTLNTAQAAELLSRFPSLANGENKESNREFNSEERNNFEASHPSVRDGTGHVSQVQNQPTETIPPAYPQSTNVRNVAIVNEPQACQNTQTDTAESRFDNGNLTYDAKLSNNNILRIPQDLRLSEEVLHCEDKSVESITLTSSTIKELFMEYVLRYHPIFPVVDVTKGPERIYRLCPPLFWVIIFVSLRRFKEGFSKTLLIQLSPIVKGILAEIMISPITRYNPTEEDEPIYNVSSVYSVQAFLLYSYWPPITSSLSADSSYSTVSTGFFQAIRIGLHAPSSFTSGKNLDSQPANKIAQQQNMLQEQVKTWIATNAASQFIATAFGYPACVQFDSSIWYYSRPGSDVQIPEDIKSMLLIAQFEDQMARSLNSNPTDPCGLSDANERVSLLKLLEKRVDELEVIISHTTSHDAFKFRMFEILASKVHLFSYYFMDSSKISEFELKTGLIKLYNAATRLVSFTQNCQVEDKKFIKYLPGVYLLNLWQAACIIGKLVHSSLKNVIDVTVGKQSYEAVVGLTARASILKHDMAFRSSGITRNMWSLFRQLDNQNLNSLSINIRNRMAASVFFDCLNLIREKAGMTNLRVKTDDRNPVQGTNIEEGPEENLHAEEDSDTEARSNSTHKDKRSLSNEEDAEQKARKIIRTIPLDPEPISAGATKRSSIFKVVNSSAESTPVMKADHNTPDANRHHQGPPFQPDAHLVHGSQNRISRNQDHVATTPSFTQPVHFTNQQGDQLHNLNDEYQPFTSNTSYQQPQSTSTYNDSPLQSGLESLDLDRFDSDMLWRDVDSVMNDFGFHMG, encoded by the coding sequence ATGAGAGAAAACGAGGATGCTACTACCGGAGCAAAGAACTCTTTCGAGAATTTGGTACATATTGCTAGCAATATGTCACAggaatttcaaagattgaaacaagatGAGTCAAGACATTCAAACCAGGGCCAAGTATTTGatcatcaatcacaatCCCCCACTCCATCAATAAACTCTACAGGGCATCTAAAAGATCCAGGCTCGAACACACCTTCTAATGTGGCCACCTCACCCACAAATCAACTGCAGTCCCACACAGAGAAGCAAGGAAAAGTTAAAAGAATGGCATGCGTTGAATGCCGACAACAAAAATCGAGGTGTGATGCCCATGAAAGACACCCCGAGCCTTGCACTAGATGTGCCaagaaacatttgaaatgtgACTTGAAATCAGACTACAAAAGAACATACAAAAGAGCGAGAATAGCTCAAATTGAGAAGGAGTTTATGGAGTTAAAAAAGACGTTGAATACCGCCCAAGCTGCCGAGCTTCTTTCACGATTTCCATCATTAGCAAACGGTGAAAATAAGGAAAGCAACAGGGAATTCAATTCAGAAGAGAGGAATAATTTCGAGGCATCGCATCCGAGTGTCAGAGATGGAACCGGCCACGTTTCCCAAGtgcaaaatcaaccaacCGAAACTATACCTCCTGCTTACCCGCAAAGTACAAACGTACGTAATGTGGCCATCGTTAACGAGCCACAGGCTTGTCAGAATACGCAAACCGATACCGCTGAGTCACGTTTCGACAATGGTAATTTGACCTATGATGCCAAActttccaacaacaatatcctAAGGATACCCCAAGACCTAAGGCTTTCAGAAGAGGTGTTGCATTGTGAGGACAAGTCAGTTGAGTCTATAACCTTAACTTCAAGTACAATTAAAGAACTTTTCATGGAATATGTTTTGCGATACCATCCAATTTTCCCTGTCGTTGATGTCACCAAAGGGCCCGAAAGGATATACAGACTTTGCCCACCTTTGTTCTGGGTAATCATCTTCGTTTCTTTAAGAAGGTTCAAAGAAGGGTTTTCCAAGACTTTGTTGATCCAATTGTCACCTATAGTCAAAGGCATTCTTGCCGAAATTATGATTTCACCAATCACGAGATACAATCCTACGGAGGAGGACGAGCCTATTTACAACGTCAGTTCGGTGTACTCAGTTCAAGcgtttttgttgtattcaTATTGGCCCCCAATCACGTCTTCACTTAGCGCAGATTCATCTTATAGTACCGTCAGCACAGGATTTTTTCAAGCAATACGAATTGGGTTACATGCTCCGTCATCGTTTACTAGTGGGAAAAATTTAGATTCCCAGCCAGCAAACAAAATTGCACAACAGCAAAACATGTTACAAGAACAGGTCAAGACTTGGATAGCGACAAATGCAGCATCTCAATTCATTGCCACTGCTTTTGGGTACCCAGCGTGTGTCCAGTTTGACTCATCCATCTGGTATTACAGTAGACCAGGTAGTGACGTTCAAATTCCAGAAGACATCAAGTCCATGTTGTTAATTGCGCAATTCGAAGATCAAATGGCTAGGTCTCTCAATTCTAATCCAACGGATCCTTGTGGACTAAGTGATGCTAACGAGAGGGTCTCCTTGTTGAAGCTACTTGAGAAGAGAGTTGATGAGTTGGAAGTCATAATTTCTCATACAACACTGCATGATGCATTCAAATTCAgaatgtttgaaattttggcTTCCAAAGTACATCTTTTTAGCTACTACTTTATGGATTCTTCCAAAATTTCTGAATTTGAACTAAAGACGGGTTTGATTAAACTTTATAATGCGGCAACTAGATTGGTATCATTCACTCAAAATTGCCAAGTCGAAGACAAGAAGTTCATCAAGTATCTTCCCGGGGTGTACTTACTCAATCTTTGGCAAGCTGCGTGTATTATTGGGAAGTTGGTTCATTCCAGCTTGAAGAATGTGATTGATGTGACTGTAGGGAAACAGAGTTACGAAGCAGTTGTTGGTTTGACTGCCAGGGCGTCCATACTTAAACATGACATGGCCTTCCGATCAAGTGGTATTACAAGAAATATGTGGCTGCTTTTCCGACAATTGGATAACCAAAACTTGAACAGTTTAAGTATAAACATCAGGAATAGAATGGCGGCATCAGtgttttttgattgtttgaatttgattagAGAAAAGGCAGGAATGACAAATTTGAGAGTGAAAACCGATGATCGAAATCCAGTCCAAGGAACAAATATAGAAGAGGGACCAGAGGAAAATTTGCACGCAGAAGAGGATCTGGATACAGAAGCGCGTAGTAATTCTACCCACAAAGACAAACGGTCTTTAtccaatgaagaagatgctGAACAAAAAGCAAGAAAGATAATCAGAACAATACCTTTAGACCCTGAACCAATTTCAGCTGGtgcaacaaaaagaagctCCATCTTTAAAGTTGTAAACTCTTCAGCCGAGTCCACACCAGTGATGAAAGCTGACCACAATACCCCAGATGCAAATAGGCACCATCAAGGTCCACCTTTCCAACCGGACGCTCATTTAGTACATGGATCTCAAAATAGAATCCTGAGAAATCAAGACCATGTAGCAACTACTCCATCATTTACACAGCCTGTCCACTTTACGAACCAACAAGGAGATCAGTTACATAACCTAAATGACGAATATCAACCATTTACTTCGAACACATCTTACcaacaaccacaatcaACCTCCACTTACAATGACTCTCCATTACAACTGGGTTTAGAAAGTTTAGATTTAGATAGGTTTGATAGTGATATGTTGTGGAGAGATGTGGACAGCGTCATGAATGATTTCGGATTTCATATGGGTTGA
- a CDS encoding Gcd11 protein (protein similar to S. cerevisiae Gcd11p, which a subunit of translation initiation factor eIF2) codes for MSYDDIENATPDIVIGSTIEEEEEDYRYENESDNEVQQEKDLDDSQSKGKKSVAFAGLDEEDDEKAEERAKREFEEGGGLPEQPTNPDISQLTPLSPEIINRQATINIGTIGHVAHGKSTVVRAISGVQTVRFKDELERNITIKLGYANAKIYRCDNPECPEPGCYKSFKSDKEIRPKCQRPGCEGRYKLVRHVSFVDCPGHDILMSTMLSGAAVMDAALLLIAGNESCPQPQTSEHLAAIEIMKLKHVIILQNKVDLMREESALEHEKSIIQFIRGTIADGAPIVPISAQLKYNIDAVNQFIVNSIPVPVRDFTASPRLIVIRSFDVNKPGADVDDLKGGVAGGSILTGVFKIGDEIEIRPGIVTKDDQGRIQCKTIFSNIVSLFAEHNDLKFAVPGGLIGVGTKVDPTLCRADRLVGQVVGAKGNLPSIYSDIEINYFLLRRLLGVKTEGQKQGAKVRKLEVGEVLMVNIGSTATGARVVAVRADMARLQLTSPACTEINEKIALSRRIEKHWRLIGWATIKKGTTIEPVV; via the coding sequence ATGTCATATGACGATATAGAAAACGCAACTCCAGATATTGTTATTGGAAGCACTatcgaagaagaagaagaggattACCGGTATGAGAATGAAAGTGACAATGAAGtgcaacaagaaaaagatttggatgaCTCACAGCTGAAGGGCAAAAAATCAGTTGCCTTTGCGGGATTGGATGAGgaggatgatgaaaaagCCGAGGAGAGGGCCAAGAGGGAGTTCGAAGAAGGTGGTGGTTTACCTGAGCAACCTACAAACCCGGATATTTCCCAGCTTACACCACTTTCGCctgaaatcatcaacagaCAAGCCACAATCAATATTGGTACAATTGGCCACGTCGCACATGGTAAGTCAACTGTAGTCAGAGCCATTTCGGGAGTCCAAACTGTTCGTTTCAAGGATGAATTGGAGAGAAACATTACTATTAAATTGGGTTATGCTAATGCCAAAATTTACAGGTGTGATAACCCAGAATGCCCTGAACCAGGTTGTTACAAATCCTTCAAATCAGATAAAGAAATAAGACCCAAATGTCAGCGTCCAGGTTGCGAAGGTCGTTATAAGTTAGTTAGGCACGTTTCGTTTGTCGATTGTCCAGGTCACGATATTTTGATGAGTACAATGTTGTCTGGTGCTGCTGTTATGGATGCAGCTTTGTTACTTATTGCAGGTAATGAAAGTTGTCCTCAACCACAAACATCTGAACATTTGGCAGCCATTGAGATTATGAAGTTGAAGCATGTTataattttgcaaaacaagGTTGATTTGATGAGAGAAGAGTCAGCATTGGAACATGAAAAGTCTATTATTCAGTTCATAAGAGGTACCATAGCTGATGGTGCACCAATAGTTCCAATTTCGgcacaattgaaatataaTATCGATGCcgtcaatcaattcataGTCAACTCCATACCTGTCCCAGTTAGAGACTTTACTGCATCACCAAGATTGATTGTTATTAGGTCTTTCGATGTCAACAAACCTGGtgctgatgttgatgacTTGAAGGGAGGTGTTGCTGGTGGTTCTATTTTGACCggtgttttcaaaattggtgaCGAGATTGAAATTAGACCTGGTATTGTTACTAAAGATGACCAGGGAAGGATCCAATGTAAGACgatattttccaacattGTTTCATTATTCGCAGAGCacaatgatttgaaatttgccGTACCGGGAGGTTTGATTGGTGTTGGTACTAAAGTCGACCCAACATTGTGTAGAGCTGATAGATTGGTTGGTCAAGTTGTTGGGGCTAAAGGAAACTTGCCATCCATTTACTCggatattgaaatcaattacTTTTTGTTGAGGAGATTGTTGGGTGTAAAGACTGAGGGACAGAAGCAAGGTGCAAAAGTTAGAAAATTGGAGGTTGGTGAAGTTTTGATGGTGAATATAGGTTCGACAGCCACCGGTGCTAGGGTAGTCGCTGTTAGAGCAGATATGGCACGTTTACAATTGACCTCCCCAGCATGTACCGAAATCAATGAGAAGATTGCCTTGTCTAGACGTATCGAGAAGCACTGGCGTTTGATTGGTTGGGCAACGATCAAAAAGGGAACAACTATAGAACCTGTCGTTTGA
- a CDS encoding Sst2 protein (predicted regulator of G-protein signaling in mating pathway): protein MNTDTIEICKATKSTTIPASNFKATLLSQHFIVVPTPSLSLPNHNEEPHQQTEKSLSSSSSLDLPSTFANDITSSDSNVLHEAVMKKFNRTSSGKIYEKDLKDIFAMLIISLQLPKSPSSSSSSSKSKGASSLPLCKIRPIALSKKYPYSFHLSTAIEWMTHLRVEIDSSSTVTCLSYSFRPEIALTLINQFYKAKLLHSPADRTRAEPKHNVWLQPTAKGLAVVQSFCEKVGIKKSDMPDILLQNSYNSMQLFYFDRDQVTDKIIYSKSLIHLLFARLLGPYPNVWSPMNKPDPITCVTERGEFIFGKSTGEFSQMNNGGNFNKHSASVSLSKPTNPFRFSEYQKKTLKSSQPFGGGPSVSNISGMSPYHHRYFSNPESDAHMQHYVSSVGVRLHKEKIFDSTKDSMLLAYRISGKAITQWLMDCTDIVRPKHAIVVANLFLSQKLIKAFNPGESSLQFHKEQYYRLDDKGVALCMWSKVGTKSDHNPLCKQNPFSPKVSLDTIMQDPGLKFQFKCHLENEFCLENFDAYCQLQTFQDNVKLWNDLMCVGGHEGGDDILNKQTMQHQTSSRDKCMSIAYQIYNTYIVHDSPSMLNIDYSLRSQVVKLLTRISNEETNHRSDLKTYMQTPTDEFSHEQIDTTKEHLNSTENINLDQVLKELTYLFNEISAHLYKMMQVDSLPKFLNSLDKI from the coding sequence ATGAATACGGATACAATTGAGATTTGCAAAGCGaccaaatcaacaacaatccCAGCTTCAAACTTTAAGGCTACCTTGTTGAGCCAACATTTCATCGTAGTTCCAACTCCGCTGTTATCTCTTCCAAATCATAACGAGGAACCACATCAACAAACCGAAAAACTGCTttcgtcatcgtcatcgCTTGATCTACCTAGCACATTTGCCAATGATATAACATCCTCCGACTCAAATGTGTTACACGAGGCTGTAATGAAGAAGTTTAATCGAACTAGTAGTGGCAAAATTTATgaaaaggatttgaaagatattTTCGCCATGTTAATTATCTCATTACAACTTCCAAAGAGCCCGTCCagttcatcatcatcatccaaaagCAAAGGCGCATCTTCGCTACCGCTCTGCAAAATTAGACCCATTGCATTGAGCAAAAAGTACCCTTACTCATTTCATCTCCTGACGGCAATCGAGTGGATGACTCACCTTCGGGTCGAAATAGATTCATCAAGTACGGTTACTTGCTTATCTTATAGCTTTCGACCAGAGATTGCGCTCACATTAATTAACCAGTTCTACAAAGCTAAACTTTTGCATTCTCCAGCTGATAGGACACGGGCGGAGCCTAAACACAATGTTTGGTTACAACCAACAGCCAAAGGTTTGGCTGTGGTTCAATCATTTTGTGAAAAGGTGGGAATTAAAAAGCTGGATATGCCAGATATTTTGCTTCAAAACTCCTACAACTCAATGCagttgttttattttgatcGTGACCAAGTAACTGACAAGATTATTTACTCCAAAAGTTTAATACATCTATTATTTGCAAGACTATTGGGTCCTTATCCAAATGTATGGTCACCAATGAATAAGCCGGATCCAATAACTTGTGTGACTGAGAGGGGAGAGTTTATTTTTGGTAAGAGCACAGGTGAATTCTCCCAAATGAATAATGGTGgtaatttcaacaaacatTCGGCTTCTGTTTCTCTATCAAAGCCAACCAATCCATTTAGGTTTCTGGAATaccaaaagaaaacttTAAAGCTGTCACAACCTTTTGGTGGGGGCCCTTCCGTATCAAACATATCAGGGATGAGTCCGTATCATCACAGATATTTCCTGAATCCCGAATCAGATGCCCACATGCAACACTACGTTTCATCGGTTGGCGTCAGACTACACAAGgagaaaatttttgatagCACCAAGGATTCTATGCTACTTGCTTATCGCATAAGTGGAAAAGCTATCACCCAATGGCTCATGGACTGCACTGACATCGTTAGACCAAAACATGCAATTGTGGTTGCAAACTTATTTCTTAGCCAAAAGTTGATCAAAGCCTTCAATCCAGGTGAAAGTAGTTTACAGTTTCACAAGGAACAATACTATCGCTTGGATGATAAGGGAGTAGCCCTTTGTATGTGGAGTAAAGTTGGCACCAAGTCTGACCACAACCCCTTATGCAAGCAAAACCCATTCAGTCCCAAAGTCTCTTTGGACACTATCATGCAAGATCCCGGCTtaaaattccaattcaaatgcCACTTGGAAAACGAGTTTTGTTTGGAAAACTTTGACGCATATTGTCAGTTGCAAACATTCCAGGATAATGTCAAACTTTGGAATGATTTGATGTGCGTTGGTGGACACGAAGGTGGCGATGACATATTAAACAAGCAGACTATGCAACACCAAACCAGTTCTCGAGATAAGTGCATGTCGATTGCGTACCAGATTTACAACACCTATATTGTTCATGACTCACCCTCTATGTTGAATATTGATTACAGCTTGAGGCTGCAAGTAGTTAAATTATTAACACGAATTTccaatgaagaaacaaatcacAGAAGCGACTTGAAAACGTACATGCAAACACCAACGGATGAATTTTCACatgaacaaattgacacaacaaaagaacatTTGAATAGCACCGAGAATATTAATTTGGACCAGGTGTTGAAGGAGCTAACCTACTTGTTTAACGAGATCAGTGCCCACTTGTACAAGATGATGCAGGTAGACTCTTTACCAAAGTTTCTCAATAGCCTTGACAAAATATAA
- a CDS encoding Orc4 protein (phosphorylated protein similar to S. cerevisiae Orc4p): MSSQFTSATTGHNPNSTYKNSGTSRNLIFDKTNAQTYSNSNIHDSSNKAALTAGTSGISKKDVEAVKSRIISQLNGGLIHIEDSNINSGYETVFNILEKTVFQRERHSLLLVGPRSSGKSTIVNKALDRLKKKYLNEFLVIHLNASIHSDDNTAVREIARQLDLTTKRKSDEEDVASSAYRHEFTIERKSIHETFANILNVLSISLENVEDLEKKHTPLIFVIDEFEKFTSNNKQTLLYNLLDMSQNSDIPITVIGLTTKINARDNMEKRVNSRFSQRILTISPTMKYPDFLRNAKSGLLLSESFLGLMDLPDYGKVWNENVKNIFEKGEGSLLNTLCLRNFNTTKNYREINNVFKVLLSEISTDRPVLDNSGLNDIIWRCTSIGNLQSAVYSLSDSELLMLVSATKWIEKFNSPTVNFNLAFAEYKSLMKESDHLLSASFSLNNMKVNKRQWSKKALRNSWEVLFKCNLLIEPLSTSTTQSASTERRTIKTVIVDDNTMLLLDITLDELNLLVADGRLAKKFLRL, translated from the coding sequence ATGTCAAGCCAATTCACAAGCGCAACTACAGGTCACAATCCTAATTCAACATACAAGAATAGTGGTACGTCTAGAAATCTCATTTTTGACAAAACTAATGCACAAACTTACAGCAACTCAAATATCCACGACTCCTCAAACAAGGCTGCATTAACTGCCGGCACTAGTggaatttcaaagaaagaCGTGGAGGCCGTGAAATCTCGAATCATTTCACAATTAAATGGAGGTTTGATTCACATTGAAGACTCTAATATAAATAGTGGGTACGAAACTGTTTTTAATATCCTCGAGAAAACCGTGTTTCAACGTGAAAGACATTCTCTTTTGCTAGTCGGACCAAGATCTTCAGGAAAATCGACAATTGTGAACAAAGCATTGGATCGcttaaaaaaaaaatatttaaaTGAATTTCTTGTTATTCATTTAAATGCCTCGATACACTCAGACGATAATACCGCCGTGAGAGAGATCGCACGTCAGTTGGACCTTACCACAAAACGGAAATCTGACGAGGAAGATGTCGCTTCGAGTGCGTACAGACATGAATTTACTATCGAACGAAAGTCTATTCATGAAACGTTTGCCAACATTTTAAACGTGCTCAGTATTTCATTGGAGAACGTCGAAGATTTGGAGAAGAAGCACACGCCCTTGATTTTCGttattgatgagtttgaaaaattcacaTCCAATAACAAGCAGACCCTTTTGTACAACTTACTTGACATGTCGCAGAATAGTGATATACCGATCACAGTAATTGGACTAACGACAAAGATTAACGCCAGGGATAACATGGAGAAAAGAGTAAACAGTCGATTCTCTCAGCGAATTTTGACGATTTCACCTACAATGAAGTATCCTGATTTTTTACGAAACGCAAAAAGTGGACTTCTATTAAGTGAATCATTTTTGGGATTAATGGACCTTCCAGATTATGGGAAAGTGTGGAATGAAAACgtgaaaaatatttttgaaaagggGGAGGGAAGCCTCCTCAATACGTTGTGCTTGAGAAACTTTAACACTACCAAAAACTATAGGGAGATAAACAACGTATTTAAGGTCTTGCTATCGGAGATTTCGACCGATAGACCTGTTCTTGACAACCTGGGGTTAAATGATATAATATGGAGGTGCACTCTGATTGGAAATCTTCAGTCCGCTGTGTATTCCCTTTCCGATAGTGAGTTACTCATGTTGGTTTCGGCAACGAAGTGGATTGAGAAGTTCAACTCTCCAACGGTAAACTTTAACTTGGCGTTCGCCGAATACAAGTCACTAATGAAGGAGTCTGACCATCTCTTAAGTGCTTCATTCTCACTAAACAATATGAAAGTGAACAAGAGGCAATGGTCAAAAAAGGCATTGAGAAACAGCTGGGAAGTACTATTCAAGTGCAATTTGCTAATTGAGCCGTTGTCTACATCAACCACACAAAGTGCATCGACAGAACGAAGAACGATAAAGActgttattgttgatgataatacaatgttgttgttggatattACTTTGGATGAGTTGAACTTACTAGTTGCAGACGGAAGATTGGCTAAGAAATTTTTGCGGTTATAG
- a CDS encoding Rix7 protein (protein similar to S. cerevisiae Rix7p is a putative ATPase of the AAA family required for ribosomal subunit export from the nucleus), producing the protein MAKGSQITGAIEQKVYNLACNLLDERTEKNRSTLNVDELQDPFAGVESAKSLTISSVLNYIQSKDFELKRAKKVQLEKSISKVLKLIRDDEENELNNNQAEKDIDSASEIEGTDTAGSNLMDFKDPNLANKSVTSMWNFEDKEQDQNPDSEDGSSTKRKAKDTTKSVFKKQKRKFDHTPPEISFSNLGGLDNVTTQLLEIIGLPILHPEIYTSTGVEPPRGVLLYGPPGCGKTTIANALAGELKVPFINISAPSIVSGMSGESEKKLRELFEEAKSVAPCLIFMDEIDAITPKRDGGAQREMERRIVAQLLTLMDELTLDKTDNKPVIVIGATNRPDSLDSALRRAGRFDREICLNVPNEAQRESILRTMTKNIRLKDGEHFDYRELSKLTPGYVGADLKSLVTAAGVAAIKRIFETMSEQQEEGHCVQEDHMEIDPISGKENEAVLSRRFGNKSDLEQISTIQKFLGRNPEPLTEEQLQPLCITYDDFVKALPTVQPTAKREGFATVPDVTWRNVGALAKVRTELHMCIVQPVKKPELYLKVGISAPSGVLMWGPPGCGKTLLAKAVANESRANFISVKGPELLNKYVGESEKAVRQVFQRAMASKPCIIFFDELDALVPRRDTSMSESSSRVVNTLLTELDGLSDRNGVFVIGATNRPDMIDPAMLRPGRLDKTLYIELPTANERYEILKTITTANSTPIASNVDLVEIANDEKCRNFSGADLSSLVKEAGISALKRKFFGAQNLEALDASGFYNGFSSEEHIEVTREDFQRALFTVRPSVSDRDRLKYERLNKKLGWDIIGEKNGTALPNVGDTNRPEDSK; encoded by the coding sequence ATGGCGAAAGGAAGCCAGATAACGGGTGCTATAGAACAAAAAGTTTATAACTTGGCCTGTAATCTCCTTGACGAAAGAACTGAAAAGAATCGAAGCACTCTAAATGTGGATGAGTTACAGGATCCGTTTGCAGGTGTAGAGTCAGCAAAAAGCTTAACAATTTCCCTGGTATTGAACTATATTCAGCTGAAAGACTTTGAATTGAAGCGAGCTAAGAAGGTACAGCTCGAAAAGTCAATTTCCAAGGTATTGAAACTAATAAGAGATGATGAGGAGAATGAGCTAAACAATAATCAAGCGGAGAAAGATATAGACAGTGCGTCAGAAATCGAAGGCACTGATACTGCTGGTTCTAACTTGATGGATTTCAAAGATCCCAACTTAGCAAATAAATCAGTCACGTCGATGTGGAATTTTGAGGACAAGgaacaagatcaaaatcCTGACTCTGAAGATGGCTCAAGTACGAAACGAAAAGCAAAGGACACGACAAAGAGTGTTTTTAAGAAGCAAAAACGAAAGTTTGACCATACACCTCCCGaaatttccttttcaaaCCTAGGAGGCTTGGATAACGTCACCACACAACTTCTTGAAATCATCGGGCTACCTATTTTGCATCCCGAGATTTATACTTCAACCGGAGTTGAGCCTCCGAGAGGTGTACTTTTATACGGACCACCTGGGTGTGGTAAGACAACCATTGCTAACGCTTTAGCAGGAGAGTTGAAGGTTCCTTTTATCAACATCTCTGCTCCTTCAATAGTGTCTGGAATGTCGGGCGAATCTGAGAAGAAACTTCgtgaattgtttgaagaagCAAAGTCTGTGGCGCCGTGCTTGATATTTatggatgaaattgatgctATCACACCAAAGAGGGACGGAGGTGCCCAAAGAGAAATGGAAAGAAGGATAGTTGCTCAGCTCTTGACGTTGATGGACGAGCTAACCTTAGACAAGACAGACAACAAGCCTGTGATTGTAATTGGTGCTACCAACAGACCTGATTCTTTAGATTCTGCGCTTCGTCGCGCGGGTAGGTTTGACCGAGAAATCTGTTTAAATGTTCCAAATGAAGCGCAGCGAGAATCTATTTTGAGAACAATGACCAAAAACATAAGGTTGAAGGATGGGGAACATTTTGACTACAGAGAGTTATCAAAACTCACTCCTGGTTATGTGGGTGCAGATCTCAAAAGTCTCGTTACCGCCGCTGGTGTTGCTGCCATCAAAAGGATCTTTGAAACTATGAGCGAACAGCAAGAGGAGGGCCACTGTGTACAAGAGGACCACATGGAAATAGACCCCATTTCAGGAAAAGAGAACGAAGCTGTATTGTCCAGGagatttggaaacaaatcAGATCTTGAACAAATATCAACTATACAGAAATTTTTGGGGCGGAACCCTGAGCCATTAACTGAAGAACAACTTCAGCCTTTATGTATTACATACGATGATTTTGTCAAAGCTCTTCCGACCGTTCAACCCACCGCTAAAAGAGAAGGGTTTGCAACCGTACCCGATGTTACATGGAGAAATGTTGGTGCTTTAGCCAAGGTTCGTACAGAGTTACACATGTGTATCGTCCAACCAGTGAAGAAGCCTGAATTGTATCTCAAAGTTGGTATTTCAGCGCCATCTGGCGTCTTGATGTGGGGACCACCAGGCTGCGGGAAAACTCTTCTTGCGAAGGCTGTTGCAAATGAATCACGAGCAAATTTTATTTCAGTGAAAGGACCAGAGTTGTTAAACAAGTATGTGGGAGAATCGGAAAAAGCAGTGAGGCAAGTGTTTCAGAGAGCTATGGCATCCAAACCGTGCATCATATTTTTTGATGAGTTAGATGCCTTGGTTCCACGAAGAGACACTTCTATGTCGGAATCCAGTTCAAGAGTTGTAAACACCTTATTGACTGAATTAGATGGTCTTTCTGATAGAAACGGAGTTTTCGTTATTGGAGCGACAAATAGACCGGACATGATCGACCCAGCAATGCTTCGTCCTGGCCGGTTGGACAAGACTCTATACATTGAACTACCCACTGCAAATGAAAGATACGAGATCTTGAAAACTATCACAACGGCTAATAGTACGCCGATTGCAAGTAATGTTGATCTTGTGGAAATTGCAAACGATGAAAAATGCAGAAACTTTTCGGGAGCAGACCTATCATCTTTAGTCAAAGAAGCAGGTATATCCGcattaaaaagaaaattttttgggGCTCAGAATCTCGAAGCATTGGACGCTTCTGGGTTCTATAATGGCTTCTCTCTGGAGGAACATATTGAGGTCACTCGCGAGGATTTTCAACGTGCATTGTTTACCGTACGTCCCAGTGTGAGTGATAGGGATAGATTGAAGTACGAACGTTTGAACAAGAAGCTAGGGTGGGACATTATAGGGGAGAAAAATGGAACAGCCCTTCCTAACGTGGGAGATACAAATAGACCTGAAGACTCTAAGTGA